From the genome of Lentilactobacillus buchneri, one region includes:
- a CDS encoding zinc ribbon domain-containing protein: MAKQKFSFCPYCGAKLKPDDVVCPNCGKKLPVDENQPASTNSWWTGLSRLFGNPYKEGMSRYRAEKNEKHQK; this comes from the coding sequence ATGGCAAAGCAAAAATTTTCATTTTGTCCGTATTGTGGGGCGAAGTTGAAGCCGGATGACGTTGTCTGTCCGAACTGTGGCAAGAAGTTGCCAGTCGATGAGAATCAACCGGCAAGTACCAATTCCTGGTGGACGGGATTGAGCCGGTTGTTTGGCAATCCTTATAAAGAAGGGATGAGCCGGTATCGGGCCGAGAAGAATGAGAAGCATCAAAAATAG